The following coding sequences lie in one Chelmon rostratus isolate fCheRos1 chromosome 2, fCheRos1.pri, whole genome shotgun sequence genomic window:
- the appl1 gene encoding DCC-interacting protein 13-alpha yields MPGIEKLPIEETLEDSPQTRSLLGVFEEDTAAISNYCTQLYQAMQRIYDAQNELSAATHLTSRLLKEYDKQRFPLGGDDEVMSSTLQQFAKVIDELSSCHAVLSTQLADAMMFPITQFKERDLKEILTLKEVFQISSDDHDTAINRYSRLSKRRDNDKLRAEAVEDVYTSRKKQHQTMMHYFCSLNTLQYKKKTALLEPLLGYMQAQISFFKLGSENLTQQWEDFLGTIGTSVQNVRREMEEEIGQMQQTIQDMERSCDQLYAPCDPDPAHSPVCRNLTRKQGYLYIRNKTGLVSSSWERQYFFTQGGNLMQQGRGEVAGGLVTDLDNCSVMAVDCDDRRFCFQVTSFDGKKVVTLQSESRKECEEWISTINNISKRIYLSENAEELAARVNQSALEAVTPSPSFQQRHESMRPSSKGRVGRASSISSVGSEPSPALSVLSLDALVAPETPIQFDIISPVTEENSGQSKTAAQSGRRSNPFGESGDSATEDSEDSILHQLFIVRFLGSMEVKTAESTDVISETMRQILAARAIHNIFRMTESHLLVTCDCLKLIDPQTQVTRLRFPLSTVVQCSSHQDNKRLFGFVLQSAAGGRGDGRAICYIFESNNDGEKICDSVGLAKQIAFHSEMDRKAVEKRKEQDKAKEKQQEELSKQRQIEKDLEEQSRLIAASSRPANPPGPDGQFLVLSNSQSEDSDAGEDGKKRGESEA; encoded by the exons ATGCCCGGGATAGAGAAGCTGCCGATAGAGGAGACGCTGGAGGATAGTCCCCAG aCACGCTCTCTGCTGGGAGTGTTTGAGGAGGacactgcagccatctccaaCTACTGCACACAGCTCTATCAGGCCATGCAGAGGATTTATGATGCACag AATGAGCTGAGTGCTGCAACACACCTGACCTCCAGACTGCTGAAAGAGTACGACAAACAG CGATTTCCTCTAGGGGGCGATGATGAGGTGATGAGCTCCACCCTGCAGCAGTTTGCAAAAGTCATTGATGAG tTGAGttcctgtcatgctgtcttgTCCACCCAGCTTGCAGATGCCATGATGTTTCCCATCACTCAGTTTAAAGAGAGAGACCTGAAGG aGATCCTCACTCTGAAAGAAGTCTTCCAAATATCCAGTGATG atcACGACACTGCCATTAACAGATACAGCCGCCTCTCCAAGAGGAGAGACAACGACAAG TTGCGGGCGGAGGCTGTGGAGGACGTCTACACCTCTCGCAAGAAACAGCACCAGACTATGATGCACTACTTCTGCTCGCTGAACACACTACAGTACAAGAAGAAGACGGCTCTGCTGGAGCCACTGCTGGGCTACATGCAGGCccag ATCAGTTTCTTTAAGCTGGGCTCAGAAAATCTCACCCAGCAGTGGGAGGACTTCCTGGGAACCATAGGAACCAGTGTCCAGAA tgtgcGTcgggagatggaggaggagattgGGCAGATGCAGCAGACCATCCAGGACATGGAGAGATCATGTGACCAGCTGTATGCACCATGTGACCCTGACCCCGCCCACTCACCTGTCTGTCGCAACCTGACAAGGAAACAGGGCTACCTGTACATCCGCaa taAGACGGGGCTGGTGTCGTCGTCCTGGGAGCGTCAGTACTTCTTCACGCAGGGCGGTAATCTGATGCAGCAGGGCCGGGGCGAGGTGGCGGGCGGGCTGGTCACAGACCTGGACAACTGTTCCGTCATGGCGGTCGACTGCGACGACCGCCGCTTCTGCTTCCAGGTCACTTCCTTCGATGGCAAGAA AGTGGTGACGCTGCAGTCGGAGAGCAGGAAGGAGTGCGAGGAG TGGATCTCCACCATCAACAACATCTCCAAAAGGATCTACCTGAGTGAGAATGCAGAG GAGCTGGCAGCCAGAGTGAACCAATCAGCTCTTGAAGCTGTGACACCGTCTCCATCCTTCCAGCAGAGACATGAGAGCATGAGACctagcag TAAAGGGCGTGTGGGCCGAGCGAGCAGTATTAGCTCTGTGGGCTCAGAGCCATCACCTGCCCTTTCTGTGCTCTCATTGGATGCTCTGGTTGCCCCAGAAACACCCATCCAGTTTGACATCATTTCCCCTGTCACAGAGGAGAACTCAGGACAGAGTAAGACGGCAGCACAGTCCGgcag AAGGAGTAATCCATTCGGCGAGTCAGGAGACAGCGCAACAGAAGACAGTGAAG ACTCGATCCTCCACCAGCTCTTCATCGTTCGCTTCCTGGGCTCCATGGAGGTGAAGACTGCCGAGTCAACAGACGTCATATCTGAGACCATGAGGCAGATCCTGGCAGCCAGAGCCATCCACAACATCTTCAGGATGACCGAATCACACCTGCTGGTCACCTGCGACTGCCTCAA gctCATTGATCCTCAGACACAAGTCACTCGACTCAGG TTTCCTCTCTCCACCGTGGTTCAGTGTTCGTCTCACCAGGACAACAAGAGGCTGTTTGGTTTCGTCCTGCAGTCGGCGGCGGGCGGGCGGGGCGACGGCCGAGCCATCTGCTACATCTTTGAGTCCAACAACGATGGAGAGAAG ATCTGTGACAGTGTCGGTCTGGCCAAGCAGATAGCCTTCCACTCTGAGATG GACCGTAAGGCcgtggagaagaggaaggagcaggATAAGgccaaagagaaacagcaggaagaactcagcaaacagagacagatagagaag GATCTGGAGGAGCAGAGCCGTTTGATAGCCGCCTCAAGTCGTCCCGCTAACCCGCCTGGCCCTGACGGACAATTCCTAGTGCTTagtaacagccaatcagaggacagTGATGCCGGGGAGGACGGGAAGAAGAGGGGCGAGTCTGAAGCCTAA
- the LOC121614007 gene encoding ADP-ribosylation factor 4-like — protein sequence MGVIISHIFSRFTSRTPVRILMVGLDAAGKTTLLYKLKLAEVVTTIPTIGFNVETVEYKNISFTVWDVGGQTIIRPLWRHYYTNTQGLIFVVDSNDPERIKEAADELHMMLEEDELRGVAVLVLANKQDLPRAMSVSDISEALGLSGVSQPWFVQASCAISGTGLAEGLDWLSDRILKQ from the exons ATGGGCGTCATCATCTCACACATCTTCTCCAGGTTCACCTCCAGGACACCTGTCCGCATTTTAATGG TGGGTCTGGATGCAGCAGGTAAAACCACTCTGCTGTACAAACTGAAGCTGGCTGAGGTCGTCACCACCATCCCAACCATCG gttTTAATGTGGAGACCGTGGAGTATAAGAACATCAGTTTTACAGTTTGGGATGTTGGTGGCCAGACCATCATCAGACCTCTGTGGAGACATTACTACACTAACACACAG ggTCTCATATTTGTGGTCGACAGCAACGACCCTGAGAGGATTAAAGAAGCTGCTGATGAGCTGCACATGATG ctggaggaagacGAGCTGAGGGGCGTGGCTGTACTGGTCCTCGCTAACAAACAAGATTTGCCCAGAGCCATGTCCGTCAGTGACATTTCAGAGGCCCTGGGCCTATCAGGGGTCTCACAGCCG tggtTCGTCCAGGCGTCCTGTGCCATCAGTGGTACAGGTCTGGCCGAGGGTCTGGACTGGCTCTCCGACCGCATCCTAAAACAGTAG
- the LOC121614328 gene encoding uncharacterized protein LOC121614328 has protein sequence MKMKLLYVPTVMAVMSAVVNVGLTAARWTTTGPHRLNLNGKMFTLSLNRGGISFYPPYYRPYTTAYPSHRYINRQYATAQPHNPFHLYPTRPYSPFRPYHARPHTPFRLYPTRPYTPFRPYHARPHTPFRLYPTRPHTPLRPYPTRPYVPSHRFLTTTRPYTTTTRPYTTTTRPYTTTTRPYHTTTTRPYPTTTRWYTTRPYPTRHYTTYPPWTSPPPTRGVSVCLRFLTDYQQTTKPTIFKLSPSSGAPLTLGTSYGTQFFLSFDGYSYSYLNLQPNLRFWSNVGQDIWTRVCLTVDSRKKVAQVFSGSSISIRKMLPVQYVWQGEPVIDFPGFDGQLTDVQVWDYPLGYKEVFNYMTSGVYAPYRGSVLTWSSISYSPRGNTLLEDAYEWQAKQPISSRGRGRQPEFPSVGERKARERQKL, from the exons atgaagatgaagctgcTTTATGTCCCCACAGTAATGGCAGTGATGTCAGCAGTGGTGAATGTTGGACTGACTGCTGCAAGGTGGACGACAACAg gACCTCATAGGCTAAATTTAAATGGGAAGATGTTCACTTTGTCGCTTAATAGAGGAGGAATATCCTTCTATCCTCCCTATTACAGGCCTTACACTACTGCCTACCCAAGCCATAGATACATCAACCGACAATACGCCACCGCCCAACCACACAACCCCTTCCATCTCTACCCCACCCGACCCTACTCTCCCTTCCGTCCCTACCATGCCCGACCCCACACCCCCTTTCGTCTCTACCCCACACGACCCTACACTCCCTTCCGTCCCTACCATGCCCGACCCCACACCCCCTTTCGTCTCTACCCCACACGACCCCACACCCCCTTACGTCCCTACCCCACCCGACCCTATGTCCCCTCCCATCGCTTCCTCACCACCACCCGACcctacaccaccaccacccgaccctacaccaccaccactcgaccctacaccaccaccacccgaCCCTaccacaccaccaccactcgACCCTACCCCACCACCACCCGATGGTACACCACCCGACCCTACCCCACACGACATTACACCACCTACCCTCCCTGGACCTCACCGCCTCCTACTAGAG GTGTGTCCGTGTGCCTGCGTTTCCTCACCGACTATCAGCAGACAACAAAGCCCACAATCTTCAAGCTCAGCCCGTCCAGCGGAGCCCCTCTGACGTTGGGAACCAGTTACGGGACTCAGTTTTTCCTGTCCTTTGACGGATACAGTTACAGTTATCTGAACTTGCAACCTAATTTAAGATTCTGGTCCAACGTCGGACAGGACATCTGGACCAGAGTCTGCCTCACTGTGGACTCTAGGAAGAAAGTGGCCCAGGTGTTTAGCGGCTCGAGCATTAGCATCAGGAAGATGCTGCCTGTTCAG tacgTCTGGCAAGGCGAGCCTGTGATTGATTTTCCAGGTTTTGATGGTCAGCTGACAGACGTTCAGGTGTGGGATTATCCTCTCGGCTACAAAGAAGTCTTCAACTACATGACCAGCGGTGTCTAtgc GCCGTACCGTGGCTCCGTTCTCACCTGGTCCTCCATCAGCTACTCTCCAAGAGGAAACACGCTATTGGAAGATGCCTATGAGTGGCAAgcaaaacagccaatcagcagcagggGGAGAGGGCGTCAACCAGAGTTTCCCAGTGTGGGGGAAAggaaagccagagagagacaaaagctTTAA